The following are from one region of the bacterium genome:
- a CDS encoding SPFH domain-containing protein — translation MFDAVGGSFVILGAVAIVIVIFLGAVIYARRYVKVGPNTVLVISGRKRTIRDPDGTKRTVGFRVVKGGGAFVWPIIERSDLLSLELITLDVTTPEVYTKYGVPIIVDGVAQIKVKGDDVSIATAAEQFLSKTQPEITRIAIQTVEGHLRAILGTLTVEEAYSNRDAFAQKVQEVASSDLANMGLTIVSFTIRDIRDKTGYLEALGKPRIAQVKRDAIIGEAEAQRDATIRSAEANRDGQTAKFAADTKIAEAQRDYQMRVAEYTAAVNQKKAEADLAYDLQKFKTSQAVKREEVQVQVVEKEMSINVQEKEIERKKKELTAMVEKPADAERYKVETLANAEKYRLQTTAVGQADYTKATGFAQADVVKATGLAEAEANKARGLAQADVIKAQGFSEAEANKKKAEAWQAYNEAAIAQILIEKLPEIAKAIAEPLTKTEKIVIVNTGGDSAGAAKVTKDIANVIAQLPPVVEALSGVNLEELVKKIPGLQQTPEKKN, via the coding sequence ATGTTCGATGCAGTTGGTGGTTCGTTTGTAATACTTGGCGCAGTAGCGATTGTTATCGTTATCTTTCTAGGTGCGGTAATCTATGCGCGGCGGTATGTTAAAGTCGGACCGAATACTGTGTTGGTTATCTCCGGTCGAAAACGGACAATTCGTGATCCGGATGGAACGAAACGAACGGTCGGATTTCGCGTGGTTAAAGGCGGTGGTGCGTTCGTCTGGCCGATTATCGAACGGTCGGATTTGCTCTCATTAGAATTGATAACCCTCGATGTAACTACTCCGGAAGTATATACTAAATACGGTGTGCCGATTATTGTTGATGGCGTCGCTCAGATTAAGGTTAAAGGCGATGATGTTTCGATAGCGACCGCTGCTGAACAGTTTTTGAGTAAAACCCAGCCGGAAATAACCCGAATCGCTATCCAGACGGTTGAAGGCCATTTGCGCGCTATCCTCGGTACGTTAACCGTTGAAGAAGCGTATAGTAACCGGGATGCGTTTGCGCAGAAAGTGCAAGAAGTTGCCTCGAGTGATTTAGCGAATATGGGATTAACGATAGTGAGTTTCACCATTCGCGATATTCGGGACAAAACGGGGTACCTGGAAGCGCTTGGAAAACCACGGATTGCCCAGGTTAAACGGGATGCGATTATCGGGGAAGCGGAAGCGCAACGTGATGCAACGATTCGTTCAGCGGAAGCGAACCGGGACGGGCAGACCGCAAAATTCGCTGCAGATACGAAAATTGCTGAAGCGCAACGGGATTATCAGATGCGAGTAGCGGAATATACCGCTGCGGTAAATCAGAAGAAAGCGGAAGCGGATTTAGCGTATGATTTGCAGAAGTTTAAAACCAGTCAAGCGGTTAAACGGGAAGAAGTGCAGGTGCAAGTAGTTGAAAAAGAGATGTCGATTAATGTTCAGGAAAAAGAAATCGAACGGAAGAAAAAAGAGTTAACCGCTATGGTAGAGAAGCCGGCGGATGCGGAACGGTATAAAGTCGAAACGTTAGCGAATGCGGAAAAGTATCGGTTGCAGACGACTGCGGTCGGTCAGGCGGATTATACGAAAGCGACGGGATTCGCACAAGCGGATGTGGTTAAAGCGACTGGACTAGCGGAAGCGGAAGCGAATAAAGCGCGCGGACTAGCGCAAGCGGATGTTATTAAAGCGCAAGGGTTTAGTGAAGCGGAAGCGAATAAGAAGAAAGCGGAAGCATGGCAGGCGTATAATGAAGCGGCAATCGCGCAAATTCTGATTGAGAAACTGCCGGAAATAGCTAAAGCGATAGCGGAACCGTTAACTAAAACTGAAAAAATCGTTATCGTTAATACCGGCGGAGATAGCGCTGGTGCAGCGAAAGTAACGAAAGATATTGCGAATGTAATTGCGCAATTGCCGCCGGTAGTTGAAGCGTTGAGCGGGGTTAACCTCGAGGAATTGGTTAAAAAGATTCCGGGATTACAGCAAACTCCAGAGAAGAAGAACTAA
- a CDS encoding NfeD family protein — MLAALYFFCLLVGLIYAIIATILGGHHFDFGGGHEVDIGGHDVGTEVSGGELQFSPLSPVVIATFITSFGAMGLIALFALKVSALVSVLVSVVVALAIAAIVFMLFAKLFSVTQSSSEAQISELIGTIGEVITPISATGLGEVAYIQRGSRYSSPAKSADGNPIDRNVSVKIVKVVGNTVYVEPAAEEKTIAE; from the coding sequence ATGTTAGCGGCGTTGTATTTCTTCTGTTTATTAGTCGGATTGATTTACGCGATTATTGCTACTATCCTTGGCGGGCATCATTTTGATTTCGGCGGTGGGCATGAAGTGGATATCGGCGGACATGATGTCGGGACAGAAGTTTCCGGCGGTGAACTCCAGTTTTCGCCGTTATCTCCGGTGGTGATAGCAACGTTTATAACCTCATTCGGTGCAATGGGATTAATTGCATTATTTGCATTAAAAGTTTCTGCGCTGGTAAGTGTTTTGGTTTCAGTTGTAGTTGCGTTAGCGATTGCTGCGATAGTATTTATGCTATTTGCGAAATTGTTCAGTGTAACCCAAAGTTCGAGTGAAGCGCAGATTAGTGAGTTGATCGGAACAATTGGCGAAGTGATTACTCCGATTAGCGCAACTGGTTTAGGTGAAGTAGCGTATATCCAGCGCGGGAGCCGATATTCATCACCGGCGAAATCCGCTGATGGTAATCCGATTGACCGCAACGTGAGTGTTAAAATCGTAAAAGTAGTTGGAAATACGGTGTACGTAGAACCAGCGGCGGAAGAAAAAACCATAGCAGAATAA
- a CDS encoding O-antigen ligase family protein has product MQLIKWLDKLWFIGLIVLFFFAPIIMIRWPEGGFHNLVLKETFCQALILFFLFTVLAKKLIEKKLTFTRSSLDFPFIALLILAGISIFYSPTVYTSSQEFSKLALFIIFYFLVIDQIQDRKTMYLLFIPIIAAGIITAFFATCQNQQIYLWGFLPRAEDRNRMMATMGHNNGVASYLMMTSFILLGWLLHANRKPSKNIGIIVLLLWFLFVIVATLSRGVWMGTFTGLIIFSYFLIQRYGANNLWQKYHKAIIVALVILFGFIGLLSVKSPLNPWNVSVVKRFSETWLTWRTYVSDTRIRMWATTWEMIRDHPVRGVGLGAFKYLIPLYHGKYFERYPDSKLEPTSALTNQAHQEYLQLWAELGIFGLLIGLSALFIYLRIGWKTMKRMNELEVKHPENQVSYATLFAGLYAGSIGVLIQSLVDFPLHIAPLALLFLFMVALVMNAKRIIAIKPSPVIDTEPLQRLNTRNLAIIIIAFIIYGITLIPLSIVLLANKYQQKCAYYLTRASGLENDPDQSERIRLLKQAIDAGMKSVLLQPNSGRAQYYLGLAYLRFGNLNLGIEHLKLAQKDLEYRDLHYELGLAYEQLERYPAAITEYKKTVFIYPPSTDALDRLAQVYEKMGRPLDQFDVWKKILKYNPNYMEETIAKKAAQYRQMRRYELAEQVYLWGIGIDSTNTTLYRGLTGLYHATKQYDKLISTGLRLLELNPNEPVVYHRLAIGYLALGNFGKAKQYAEQALQLNPTNPLAKLVLREVNRKNPAKL; this is encoded by the coding sequence ATGCAACTAATCAAATGGTTAGATAAACTCTGGTTCATTGGATTAATCGTTCTATTCTTTTTTGCGCCAATCATAATGATTCGCTGGCCGGAAGGTGGGTTCCATAACTTGGTACTCAAAGAAACCTTCTGCCAAGCGCTTATCCTATTTTTTTTATTCACCGTCCTTGCGAAGAAACTCATTGAAAAGAAACTAACCTTCACCCGGTCATCGTTAGATTTCCCTTTTATCGCATTGTTAATTCTCGCTGGAATTTCGATATTCTACTCTCCGACGGTTTATACCAGTTCGCAGGAGTTTAGTAAACTGGCGCTGTTTATCATCTTCTATTTTCTCGTCATCGACCAAATTCAAGACCGAAAAACAATGTATCTCTTATTTATCCCAATCATCGCTGCAGGAATTATCACCGCTTTTTTTGCTACTTGCCAGAACCAGCAGATTTATCTCTGGGGATTTCTTCCTCGAGCGGAAGACCGGAACCGGATGATGGCAACGATGGGACATAATAATGGAGTTGCCAGCTATCTGATGATGACTAGTTTCATCTTACTCGGCTGGCTCCTGCATGCAAACCGCAAGCCATCGAAAAACATCGGGATTATAGTTCTGCTACTCTGGTTCTTATTTGTTATCGTAGCGACGTTATCCCGTGGGGTTTGGATGGGAACATTCACTGGTCTGATTATATTCAGTTATTTCCTGATTCAGCGATATGGTGCGAACAACCTCTGGCAAAAATATCATAAAGCGATTATCGTCGCGTTAGTTATCCTGTTTGGATTTATCGGCTTGCTATCGGTTAAAAGCCCGCTGAACCCATGGAATGTTTCGGTAGTTAAACGATTTTCTGAAACCTGGTTAACCTGGCGTACCTACGTTAGCGATACTCGGATTCGGATGTGGGCGACGACTTGGGAGATGATTCGCGACCATCCGGTTCGTGGAGTCGGCCTCGGTGCATTTAAATATCTCATCCCCCTATATCATGGAAAATACTTCGAACGATACCCTGATTCCAAACTTGAACCGACCAGCGCATTAACCAACCAAGCGCACCAGGAGTATCTCCAGCTCTGGGCAGAACTCGGAATATTCGGGCTTCTCATTGGACTCAGTGCGCTATTTATCTATCTCCGCATCGGCTGGAAAACAATGAAACGAATGAATGAATTGGAAGTAAAACATCCGGAAAATCAGGTTTCGTATGCAACGTTATTCGCCGGACTCTATGCCGGAAGTATCGGAGTTCTCATTCAATCGCTGGTAGATTTCCCGCTCCATATTGCGCCGTTAGCATTATTATTCCTATTTATGGTCGCGTTGGTGATGAATGCGAAACGGATTATTGCAATCAAACCGAGTCCTGTAATAGATACCGAACCTTTACAACGGTTGAATACTCGGAACCTAGCTATTATCATCATTGCATTTATCATCTATGGGATTACACTCATTCCATTATCTATCGTTCTCCTAGCCAATAAATATCAACAGAAATGCGCATATTATCTAACCCGTGCAAGTGGATTAGAAAACGACCCTGACCAATCTGAACGAATCAGGCTACTCAAGCAAGCGATTGATGCCGGGATGAAATCAGTGCTATTGCAACCGAATTCCGGTCGAGCGCAATACTATCTCGGACTAGCGTATTTACGGTTCGGGAATTTGAATCTGGGGATTGAACATCTCAAACTGGCGCAGAAAGATTTAGAATATCGAGATTTACATTACGAACTTGGGCTCGCGTACGAACAGCTGGAACGCTACCCTGCGGCAATAACCGAATATAAGAAAACCGTGTTTATTTATCCGCCGTCAACCGATGCATTAGACCGACTAGCGCAAGTGTATGAAAAAATGGGGCGACCACTTGACCAGTTTGACGTGTGGAAGAAGATTCTCAAATATAACCCGAACTATATGGAAGAAACGATAGCAAAAAAAGCAGCACAATATCGGCAGATGCGACGATATGAGTTAGCGGAACAGGTTTATCTCTGGGGGATAGGAATTGATTCAACTAATACTACGTTATATCGCGGATTAACCGGATTGTATCATGCAACAAAACAATATGATAAACTCATTTCTACCGGATTACGGTTATTGGAGCTGAATCCAAATGAACCGGTAGTATATCATCGGCTGGCTATCGGTTATCTCGCGCTAGGGAATTTCGGCAAAGCGAAACAATATGCGGAACAAGCATTACAACTGAATCCGACTAATCCGCTAGCGAAACTCGTTCTCCGCGAAGTCAACCGAAAGAACCCTGCAAAATTATAA
- a CDS encoding MBL fold metallo-hydrolase, translated as MQKIVILSIGIVCLLLSSSVFAVTVLWYGQSSFVITGEKGFRVVTDPYKPGGFDGAIGYKPITVSADVVTVSHEHADHNYVEQIGGNPTVLRSPGKQKVKEVEIIGIESFHDKMFGVQRGKNTIFKFAIDSITFCHLGDLGTTLSKSQIEQLGKINILMIPVGGTYTIDWQDAWKVIDQLKPNIVIPMHYKTDAVKFPLATVAEFLSKGGTEKVDQTTVSKLEISKDKLPKPTQIIVMQYLQ; from the coding sequence ATGCAAAAAATAGTTATTTTGAGTATTGGGATTGTATGTTTGCTATTAAGCAGCTCGGTTTTCGCCGTAACGGTGCTATGGTATGGACAATCGAGTTTTGTTATCACCGGAGAAAAGGGATTCCGAGTGGTTACTGACCCGTATAAACCCGGCGGGTTCGATGGCGCGATCGGATATAAACCGATAACCGTTTCTGCCGATGTGGTCACGGTTAGTCATGAACATGCTGACCATAATTATGTTGAGCAAATTGGCGGCAATCCGACCGTTCTTCGTTCTCCGGGAAAACAAAAAGTTAAAGAAGTCGAAATTATCGGTATCGAATCGTTCCACGATAAAATGTTCGGGGTTCAGCGGGGTAAGAATACGATTTTTAAATTCGCGATTGATAGCATTACCTTCTGCCATCTTGGTGATTTGGGCACAACCTTAAGCAAATCACAGATTGAACAGCTTGGGAAAATCAATATCCTCATGATTCCGGTCGGCGGAACCTATACGATCGATTGGCAGGATGCTTGGAAAGTTATCGACCAACTCAAACCGAATATCGTTATCCCGATGCATTATAAAACCGATGCGGTCAAATTCCCGTTAGCTACCGTTGCCGAGTTCTTATCTAAAGGCGGAACAGAAAAGGTTGACCAGACTACCGTCTCTAAACTTGAAATTTCTAAAGATAAACTGCCGAAACCTACGCAAATCATCGTTATGCAGTACCTGCAGTGA
- a CDS encoding dihydrodipicolinate synthase family protein, whose amino-acid sequence MLSQSKLELLKHGVVIPASPLALDANRKLDEKHQVALYRYYAAAGAGGIAVGVHTTQFEIRQPEFGLFEPLLELASNTIDTLSNKHQRAILKIAGVCGKTAQAVQEAALAANLGYDIALLSLSALKEATDSELIYHCRTVSQIIPIMGFYLQPAVGGRILSFDFWRKFAELDNVVAIKVAPFNRYQTLDVVRAVAMAGREHDIALYTGNDDNIIPDLLTPYSFTTNSGIKTLRFKGGLLGQWAVWTKTAVELLAEIHTIIDFNQPIPPTLLQKHIALTDANAVIFDAANSFAGCIPGINEILRRQGLMQYSHCLDPRLCLSPGQAVELDRIASEYPWLNDDEFVQSHLAEWLS is encoded by the coding sequence ATGTTATCACAATCTAAATTAGAATTACTAAAGCACGGTGTGGTTATCCCTGCTTCACCGCTTGCGCTCGATGCGAATCGGAAGTTGGACGAGAAACATCAGGTAGCGTTATACCGTTATTATGCTGCAGCAGGAGCGGGCGGAATAGCGGTTGGAGTACATACGACCCAATTCGAGATTCGGCAACCCGAATTCGGGTTATTTGAACCGCTATTAGAACTCGCTTCGAACACGATTGATACGTTGAGTAACAAACATCAGCGAGCAATTCTAAAAATCGCTGGTGTATGCGGAAAAACCGCACAAGCGGTTCAAGAAGCAGCATTAGCCGCGAACCTCGGATACGACATTGCCTTGTTAAGTTTAAGTGCATTGAAAGAAGCGACTGATTCAGAGTTGATTTACCATTGCAGAACCGTTAGCCAAATCATTCCGATTATGGGATTCTATCTGCAACCGGCGGTTGGTGGCAGAATCCTCTCATTTGATTTCTGGCGGAAGTTTGCTGAACTTGATAATGTAGTCGCAATTAAAGTTGCACCGTTTAACCGCTACCAAACGCTTGATGTCGTTCGGGCGGTAGCGATGGCTGGTCGAGAACATGATATTGCACTCTATACCGGCAACGATGATAATATTATTCCCGATTTATTAACTCCGTATAGCTTCACGACCAATTCCGGAATAAAAACTTTGCGGTTTAAAGGCGGATTACTCGGGCAATGGGCAGTATGGACTAAAACTGCGGTTGAGTTGTTAGCGGAAATCCATACAATTATAGATTTCAACCAGCCGATACCACCTACATTACTCCAGAAACATATCGCATTAACCGATGCGAATGCGGTTATCTTCGATGCGGCGAATAGTTTTGCCGGTTGTATACCTGGGATAAACGAAATTCTGCGCCGGCAAGGACTGATGCAGTATTCCCATTGTCTTGACCCTAGGTTATGTTTATCTCCCGGTCAGGCGGTAGAATTAGACCGTATCGCCAGCGAGTATCCTTGGTTAAACGATGACGAGTTTGTTCAATCCCATCTTGCTGAATGGCTCTCCTAA
- a CDS encoding NAD-dependent epimerase/dehydratase family protein — MTKPQLPVDSDNFISRATPYPELLQMMKRLDGDIMLLGAGGKIGPSLAMLADIACRQAKVKKQIIAVDINFDEKQEHILTAAGIKLIRCDLLNLKEVQKLPQVKNIIFLVGRKFGELGSEPLTWLINVIVPNNVAQTFKESNIVAFSTGCVYALTSPKSGGSKETDPPAPIGEYAHSCLARERIFEYYSKKYGTKVLLFRLNYAVEKWYGVLVDIAEQVYARKPVDLTVSWTNVIWQEDAINRALLCLAHTASPPKILNVTGKEILSVKYIAQQFGTLFNVPVTFTGTDSGKAYLSNPSQSYRLFGAPKVSVSEMITMIADWIQHGGKLLGKPTHFQVTDGQFLDKK, encoded by the coding sequence ATGACTAAACCACAGCTTCCCGTTGATTCAGACAATTTTATTTCTCGAGCGACACCATATCCGGAATTGCTCCAGATGATGAAACGGCTTGATGGCGATATTATGCTTCTCGGTGCAGGCGGCAAAATCGGACCGTCATTAGCGATGCTGGCAGATATTGCGTGTCGTCAGGCGAAAGTTAAAAAACAAATTATCGCGGTAGATATCAATTTCGATGAAAAACAAGAGCATATATTGACCGCCGCAGGAATTAAACTAATTCGCTGCGATCTATTGAATTTGAAAGAGGTGCAGAAACTCCCGCAGGTGAAAAACATCATTTTTCTGGTTGGTCGGAAATTCGGCGAACTCGGTTCTGAACCGTTAACCTGGCTGATTAATGTTATCGTTCCGAATAATGTCGCCCAAACATTTAAAGAATCTAATATCGTTGCGTTTTCTACCGGCTGCGTTTATGCGTTAACCTCTCCGAAATCCGGCGGCAGCAAAGAAACAGATCCGCCAGCTCCTATCGGCGAGTATGCGCATTCCTGTTTAGCTCGTGAACGGATTTTTGAATATTATTCGAAGAAATATGGAACTAAAGTTCTTCTTTTCCGATTAAATTATGCAGTAGAAAAATGGTATGGTGTTCTGGTTGACATTGCAGAACAGGTCTATGCACGAAAACCGGTTGATTTAACCGTTAGCTGGACGAATGTTATCTGGCAAGAAGACGCTATCAACCGGGCGTTGTTATGTTTAGCGCATACCGCTAGTCCGCCTAAGATTCTAAATGTTACAGGAAAAGAGATTCTCTCAGTTAAATATATCGCGCAGCAGTTTGGAACATTATTTAATGTTCCGGTAACCTTTACTGGAACCGATTCGGGAAAAGCATATTTAAGCAATCCCAGTCAATCATATAGACTATTCGGAGCACCGAAAGTGTCCGTTTCGGAAATGATAACTATGATTGCGGATTGGATTCAGCATGGTGGTAAACTGCTTGGGAAACCGACCCATTTTCAGGTTACCGATGGACAGTTTCTGGATAAGAAATAA
- a CDS encoding beta-N-acetylhexosaminidase: MANSAIRYDIKEKVGDMDFQYIPGQGVKLTVFGVPVFNGSSLWVMTPGWLSRIYGMNDQPKLMEEATIEPYKKGKKITLYHYLSAEHNCPFSGTETFILLPDNTYTTTIEFTLAQDTPAIIEWNVGGFNPFLIIGKSYSAITGTAKRSLLGIIPVEARSSGIAESMVARGFSRIILTSRIGPIEITSDPQSDPVFFDYRKNQWADENKPLFWLGFLERDIPPKKRISYTISMKFPQQMKFESTSSGMTSIHPSVKVVDNAQTPNWEQNYIIPIPKHLKYTGQLFPVSNRTKIYLGKKPTGTIENAIEFFLRDLKELYQIQPMVVYDEVPSGKENEPAIVLGEKLRYTIPYRKCEEKGLTLPDNNEAYCLSVDADNVFITANTDTGIFYGLTSLLQLVKVTDQGIYLKGAEIIDYPALEFRGIHCLSGKDAGDEIAKAVRTLMARYKINTLIWQVEYLLWDSHPEIASAQYGMTKSDAQKVVDTAKKYHIELIPLIPSLGHTEWIFTNSQHLDLAEDPDKPYAYCVTNPETYTFIFSIFQEALEFFKPRYFHIGHDEVTTDARFPYRSKKFGKTATDLIMEDINKLHTWLTERGIKVMLWGDMFLHRDEASSAAFAPSVAEAKKRRALLPKDVVICDWHYDATDTPETFKSLKLWKEEGFDAIGCGWYFANNIRNLAKACRMYKNKGYLQTTWAGFNFKIDGNEPSWFQYWAYLWAANYAWTGDNLEVSKLPFSAKQVFLDVWSERKPILEKKSGFFIDLQEVYNRRLDDDNRKTGWLGYGRDLDLSAFPKDRNLFGETQFLIHPNSRNESAVVFSGKFNPTGSYPEQLEVALDHLRVSELHFLMTAAFRTNDNTDVGEITFFYTDGTKTSQKLIYGRNIFAFNDVRTGLGCRLVWQGNANLGQPLGMWDVIWENPNPDKKLTKIAIRSFGTEASPVILAITGVN; the protein is encoded by the coding sequence ATGGCGAACTCTGCAATTAGATATGATATCAAAGAGAAAGTCGGGGATATGGATTTCCAATATATTCCCGGTCAAGGGGTGAAACTAACCGTATTTGGTGTACCAGTTTTTAATGGCAGTTCACTCTGGGTGATGACTCCCGGCTGGTTATCACGAATTTATGGTATGAATGACCAGCCGAAATTAATGGAAGAAGCAACAATTGAGCCGTATAAGAAAGGCAAAAAGATAACCCTGTATCATTATTTATCTGCAGAACATAATTGTCCTTTTTCTGGAACCGAAACGTTTATTCTCTTACCGGATAATACCTATACGACTACAATCGAATTCACTTTAGCGCAGGACACTCCGGCAATTATCGAATGGAACGTCGGTGGATTCAATCCATTTTTAATCATCGGGAAATCCTATTCTGCAATAACCGGAACCGCAAAACGTTCTCTCCTAGGAATAATTCCAGTCGAAGCGAGAAGCAGCGGTATTGCTGAGAGTATGGTCGCTCGCGGATTTAGTAGAATTATCCTGACCTCTCGTATTGGGCCTATAGAAATAACTTCCGACCCGCAGAGTGACCCTGTGTTTTTCGATTATCGGAAGAACCAATGGGCAGATGAAAATAAACCGTTATTTTGGCTAGGATTTCTTGAACGAGATATTCCGCCAAAAAAAAGGATTTCATATACAATTTCAATGAAATTTCCGCAACAGATGAAATTCGAATCTACTTCATCCGGTATGACTTCTATCCATCCATCAGTTAAAGTAGTTGATAATGCGCAAACCCCGAATTGGGAACAGAACTATATTATTCCGATTCCGAAACATCTAAAATATACCGGTCAGCTATTTCCGGTGTCAAATAGAACTAAAATATATCTTGGGAAAAAGCCAACGGGAACGATTGAAAATGCCATCGAATTCTTTTTACGAGATCTAAAAGAGTTATATCAGATCCAACCGATGGTTGTTTACGATGAAGTGCCGTCCGGTAAAGAAAATGAACCCGCAATTGTATTAGGTGAGAAACTGCGATATACGATACCTTATAGAAAGTGTGAAGAGAAAGGATTAACGTTACCGGATAATAATGAAGCGTATTGTCTGAGCGTAGATGCAGATAATGTTTTTATTACTGCGAATACTGATACCGGCATATTCTATGGGTTAACCAGTCTCCTCCAATTAGTAAAAGTTACCGACCAGGGTATCTATCTGAAAGGCGCTGAAATCATTGATTATCCAGCATTAGAATTTCGCGGTATCCATTGTCTATCTGGAAAAGATGCCGGCGATGAAATTGCGAAAGCGGTTCGCACACTCATGGCACGATATAAAATCAATACACTCATCTGGCAGGTAGAATATCTGTTATGGGATTCACATCCGGAAATAGCCAGCGCTCAATATGGTATGACTAAGTCTGATGCGCAGAAAGTTGTTGATACGGCAAAAAAGTATCATATCGAACTTATTCCGTTAATTCCTTCTCTGGGTCATACGGAATGGATATTTACGAACAGCCAGCATCTGGATTTGGCGGAAGACCCAGACAAACCTTATGCCTATTGCGTCACCAATCCAGAAACATATACCTTTATATTCAGTATATTTCAGGAAGCGCTCGAATTTTTCAAACCGCGCTATTTCCATATCGGACATGACGAAGTTACGACTGACGCACGGTTTCCTTATCGAAGTAAAAAGTTCGGAAAAACGGCAACGGATTTGATTATGGAAGATATCAATAAACTGCATACTTGGTTAACTGAACGGGGTATAAAAGTTATGCTTTGGGGCGATATGTTCTTACATCGAGATGAAGCGAGTTCAGCAGCGTTTGCGCCGTCGGTTGCAGAAGCGAAAAAACGGCGGGCACTGCTTCCGAAAGATGTCGTTATCTGCGATTGGCATTATGATGCAACGGATACTCCAGAAACCTTCAAATCCTTAAAACTTTGGAAAGAAGAAGGATTCGATGCGATTGGTTGCGGCTGGTATTTTGCGAATAATATCCGGAATTTGGCAAAAGCTTGCCGGATGTATAAAAATAAAGGGTATCTCCAAACCACCTGGGCAGGATTTAATTTTAAAATTGACGGCAATGAGCCGAGTTGGTTCCAATACTGGGCATATCTTTGGGCAGCGAATTATGCCTGGACGGGAGATAATCTTGAAGTGAGCAAACTACCGTTTAGCGCAAAACAGGTTTTTCTCGATGTATGGTCAGAACGAAAACCAATATTGGAAAAGAAATCAGGGTTTTTCATTGATTTACAGGAAGTATATAACCGTCGTTTGGATGATGATAACCGAAAAACTGGTTGGCTCGGATATGGTAGAGATTTAGACTTATCAGCGTTTCCGAAAGACCGGAACCTTTTTGGAGAAACCCAATTTCTGATACATCCGAATTCGCGCAACGAATCCGCTGTGGTTTTCTCTGGCAAATTCAATCCGACAGGAAGCTATCCGGAACAGCTCGAGGTTGCATTAGACCACCTTCGCGTTTCCGAACTCCATTTTCTGATGACCGCTGCATTTCGAACGAATGATAATACTGACGTTGGCGAAATAACCTTTTTCTATACCGATGGAACAAAAACCTCCCAGAAACTAATTTACGGCAGAAATATCTTCGCATTTAATGATGTTCGAACCGGACTCGGATGTCGTCTGGTTTGGCAAGGGAACGCGAATCTGGGACAGCCACTCGGGATGTGGGACGTTATCTGGGAGAACCCGAATCCGGATAAGAAACTTACGAAAATTGCTATTCGGTCATTTGGAACCGAAGCGAGTCCAGTTATTCTAGCTATTACAGGGGTAAATTAA